From Bradyrhizobium erythrophlei:
CAGCGGAATAACGTTTTCTCCGAACTTTTTGACGTCGCGGCCCCAATTCGGAAAGACCATTGCCGCGCCGCCGAGACCTTGGGCGTGCAGTTCACAGAACCGATCGGCGACAGTCTTATAGGAGCCCACGATCGGCAGAACTCCCATGAAGGCGTCGGCTCTATGGCGCTGAGCGGACGATCCAGTTGCGTCGGCCTGTCCGAGGCGACGCCACGTCTCGACTGCTTCGACATCGACAGTCTCGTTGATATGGTCGAGCACAGCTTCGGCCTTGGCATCAGTTTCCTCTGCAATTACAACGAGCAGTGCGTAACTGCGGACGCTCCTGCCGACTTGGCGCGCGAAGGTTTGCGTTCGTGTGCTGAGATCGAGCGTTGTAAGTTCGGCATTGGGCATGATGAAATTGTAGTCGGCCCATAGAGCCGCTGCTTTCATGCCGGCGTCTGACTGCCCGGCCCCACACAAGGGAATCGATCGCTTAGGCAGGGGCTGACAAATGCAATCGTCCAGATTGAAATACTTGCCTTTATGGGTCAAACGGCCCTTCTCCCATAGCCCGCGCAGCACTTCCACGTATTCGACTGCGTATTCATACCGGTAGCGGTAGTAATCGTCGCCTGGCCATAAACCCATGGGGGCATATTCCATCTTGTTCCAGCCGGCAACGATATTCAGGATCAGCCGCCCGTTGCTGATGCCATCGATGGTTGCGGCCATGCGTGCGCAAACGCCGGGGTGCAGAAGGGGCAACGAGACGGAGGCGATGAGTTCGATCCTCTTGGTCGAGGCCGCAATGCCGCTCATCAATGTCAACGATTCCGTGGCGTAGTCCCACAGTTCCGTCTTGCCTCCGTAACCACGCCATTTAGTTTGGGCCAAAGCGAATGAATACCCGGTGTTTTCGGCATCTACACAAGCATCGCGGTTAAGCTCGAAAGTGGGCATGTATTGGTACTCGGGCGCCGTGGACGCGATCATCCCATTATTTGTAACTGGCAAGAACATTCCAAAATCGAATTTATCAACCACGTCTCGAACTCCTTCCGTCCAGCATCCTCCGTTTAGTCCGGAGGAAAGCAGTTCTTTCGATAACGCCAATCTAGATTTCTGGCTTTGTAGAACGAAAGGTCCATTCCGGCGAGTTCAGTGGTGCCACCGGAATGATCATGTGAAGAGAACGCCTGAATAGAAGGCAAAGCAGCTAATCGCTTAGGCAGTTGCGCCTGTGGCCGAAGGCGCTACCCGCGAAGTCAAACGCGTGAGCGGTGTTAACCTAATGCGCGTGCGGGGCAGTCAGCTCGATGTTAGCGTTTCTTGCTCACTCCGGGAGGGACGCATGGACAATCGCGAGAACGGACAGGGTATTTCAGAGCCGTTCGTTAGTCCGCTAGGACGAAGCACGAGAACCAGCGCGAGCACAATGCCGAGCCCAATTTCTTGCGAATATCTCGGTAACCCAAGTATGTGGCTTTGGATCGTAACCCCAGCCTCGAACTTTCGCAGTATTTCAACAATTAAGGTAACGAATAGAGTGCCGATAACTGCTCCGCTCAAGCTCCCGGAGCCACCGATGATCAGCATGGCCAGCGTAAGGAACGTAAGGTTGAGATAAAACACGTCGACAGAGATGACACCCAAGAAGTGCGCATATAAACCGCCCCCAAGGCCGACAAGAAATGCACTCAGTACGAAAGCACTCAGCCGGACGTGGACGACGTTTATAGCGACGGATTTTGCCGCGATCTCGTCGTCACGCGATGCCCGCACCATAAGGCCCACCCGCGATTGCTGAAAGAGCGCGGCGCAAATGATTGCAAATGCGACATACGCGAAGAACACCCACGAATTTGCGACGGTTGGAATGCCAATAATGGAGCTCGCACCGGCAGTCACCGAATCCCAGTTTGAATAGAGGCTGTTAACAGCGGCTAGAAATGCAAACGTAGCGATTGAGGCCGCGATGCCCGTGAGACGGATGATTGCTGCGCCAAATAGAGCCGCTATGACCGTGGCCAATAGGCCGCCACCTAAGACCGCAACGATAAAAGGATATTGGGTCTCGTTGAGAAATGCGGGAAGCCCCGTCAACATCAACTGTTTCCACGCGGGTGGTCCCGCGGCCCATCCTGCCGCATAGGCGCCAATGCACATGAAAGCGACTTGGCCGAATGAAAGGATGCCCGTATTTCCGACGAAAGTATAAACTCCGATGACGACTACCATACGAATAAGCATTTCGTTGATAGTCAATGTGACGCTCTCAGCGCCGCTAAACTGACCGAGCGCAACAACCACAGCGACGATGGCGATCAGTACGATGGGGCTCCAAATCGTTTCAAGCCGCCGTCGATGCGGTTCCATTGTCATGGTGCTCCTTTAGACCCGTTCAGTGAACGCTCTTGTGGGAAACAGGCCAGTTGGTCGGACGATTAGGATCAGAATGACCAGCGTAAAAACAAACGCATCCCGAAAACTTCGCATCTCCCCTGGCAGATACGCCTGTAGCAAGGATGCGGCGAGGCCTACAGCCATGCCGCCCACAGCAGCGCCGACCAAGCTGCCCATTCCGCCGATCACCGTGCCAATAAAGGCGAACAGCATGAGTGGAACACCCATCTGAAACGTAAGGGTGCCGGTCTGTGCTACGAACAAAAGTGAGACGGCGACAGCAAGTACGCCAGAGACGGCGAACGCAACGCTGATTACGTAGTTCGAGCGCACACCAAGATATTGCGCCATCCGAAAATCTTCTGCCGCGGCGCGCATTTGCACACCTAAGGGGGTTAAGCGCAAAATAGCCGTCAAAAGCAGCATCAAGATCATTGTCGCGCCGATCGTTACCAGCTGTAGCTTACCTACATGTAGAGCGCCGATATCGA
This genomic window contains:
- a CDS encoding LLM class flavin-dependent oxidoreductase, which translates into the protein MVDKFDFGMFLPVTNNGMIASTAPEYQYMPTFELNRDACVDAENTGYSFALAQTKWRGYGGKTELWDYATESLTLMSGIAASTKRIELIASVSLPLLHPGVCARMAATIDGISNGRLILNIVAGWNKMEYAPMGLWPGDDYYRYRYEYAVEYVEVLRGLWEKGRLTHKGKYFNLDDCICQPLPKRSIPLCGAGQSDAGMKAAALWADYNFIMPNAELTTLDLSTRTQTFARQVGRSVRSYALLVVIAEETDAKAEAVLDHINETVDVEAVETWRRLGQADATGSSAQRHRADAFMGVLPIVGSYKTVADRFCELHAQGLGGAAMVFPNWGRDVKKFGENVIPLVDAALLGNDVRLTKKSA
- a CDS encoding branched-chain amino acid ABC transporter permease → MTMEPHRRRLETIWSPIVLIAIVAVVVALGQFSGAESVTLTINEMLIRMVVVIGVYTFVGNTGILSFGQVAFMCIGAYAAGWAAGPPAWKQLMLTGLPAFLNETQYPFIVAVLGGGLLATVIAALFGAAIIRLTGIAASIATFAFLAAVNSLYSNWDSVTAGASSIIGIPTVANSWVFFAYVAFAIICAALFQQSRVGLMVRASRDDEIAAKSVAINVVHVRLSAFVLSAFLVGLGGGLYAHFLGVISVDVFYLNLTFLTLAMLIIGGSGSLSGAVIGTLFVTLIVEILRKFEAGVTIQSHILGLPRYSQEIGLGIVLALVLVLRPSGLTNGSEIPCPFSRLSMRPSRSEQETLTSS
- a CDS encoding branched-chain amino acid ABC transporter permease codes for the protein MIGFLQNVIDAISLGSLYALAALGIGLLFGVLRLINFAHGDFISVGAYALIVPPLQASADVTAQMFIGRWPLPFMLVATSTIVIALAVLCYFLLFRYLKSSSPPTLMIASFAASYVIQNVLLIVYGAREKSVNLWPSLIQQVDIGALHVGKLQLVTIGATMILMLLLTAILRLTPLGVQMRAAAEDFRMAQYLGVRSNYVISVAFAVSGVLAVAVSLLFVAQTGTLTFQMGVPLMLFAFIGTVIGGMGSLVGAAVGGMAVGLAASLLQAYLPGEMRSFRDAFVFTLVILILIVRPTGLFPTRAFTERV